From the genome of Astatotilapia calliptera chromosome 3, fAstCal1.2, whole genome shotgun sequence:
CAGGTGTATCAAAGGTAAGACACTGTGCTGCTCAGGTGAagtggacaaaagaaaaaattagGCTACAGTCAGAAACCTGCATTTGTTGCATTCTTTTCTCTATTAACAGCAAACTGCAgcactacaaataaaattggTTAACTTTTAGAAATTAATCGTCAAAGTTTATATAAAGGTAAATTTGTCACTCCATATAGTAACCTGTTAATTaatgaattcattcattcatgcagAATCGGAATACTATATTAATTAACCAATTATTCTTTTCTGTGTTGTACATTTTTTTCCGAttattttgatttaatttaattttttttttttttaaatatatgcgaTTCCAAACAATGTGGCTTTTTGGTCGTTTCAGATGAAGTGGTTTGAAGTTGTTACCCTTGCTGTGTGCGTCCTCGTACCCACCGCTCACTCCCAATCAAAAGGTGTGTACTTCATTTAGGAATTTACTGTTACACTGAATTTCTAATTATGTGAAtctaaatgttctgttttttcacccccttcttttttttttcatccagccTGGTGTTATCACCTCCCATCCTGCAGTAAGTACCCAATATCTCCATTATCTATTATAATGTTGCCCACCGAGTGACCCCTCCTCGGTGACTTTACGTGTCCTTTCTGTTTATAGATGACACAACCTGGCCAACAATTTTCCCGGAGTATTGCAACGGCACCCGACAGTCACCCATTGACATCGTCTCAGCATCAGCCACACCGAACGCCAATCTGACTGAATTCACTTTTGTGAAGTATGACGACACCTCCGCAATGACGTCAATGACAAATACTGGCGACACAGGTGAGCACCGGGAGTTTGTGGCTACAAAAGTGTGTTGTCATGGGGTTTCTGTAAACTTTGTATCTCACTTAGATTTTAGCGCCCTCATCTTTTCTGCAATTAAACGCACTGGCCTTGCGCCTGAATTTTTCCTTTGACTCCTCGCAGGTTAGGTGTAACTTtatcgtgtttttgttttttcaccttcTTTCAGTCCAAGTGACCCTTAAGAGCGGAGTTAAGATTTCAGGAGGGGACCTGTCCGAGCAATACGACAGCCTCCAGTTTCACTTGCACTGGGGTAATGGCTCCTCTGTCCCCGGCTCAGAGCACACAGTGGATGGAAAGCGCTATCCTATGGaggtacacatttttttttcttgttattttggtgtatttttgaatatattaattttaaatctgtaaaaacaaaaaacaaaaaagaaaaagaaaaacccaacagaaaTAAACAAGCAAACGTCTGTATAACTTCATTTTCGCAGCTGCATATTGTGAACAGCAAGTCATCCTACAATGGAAATACAAATCTAGCCGTCAAAGACTCCACCGGACTTTCAGCGCTTGGTTTCTTTATCGAGGTGAGAGAAGCAGTGCACGAGATGACGTAATGCTTACTGTGTTGTTCAGTATTGAGGCCCCACtcgattttttatttatttatttatttatttattttggggggggggggtctcttTCCTCGTCTGTTATGGGGAATGCGTCAATacccctttctttttcttccaggTAATGTCAGGCAACTCAACTGGCCAGCCGGATAGCTGGCACAATTTGGCTTCTTACTTGCCCAACATCACAGAAAaaggtgactttttttttggtggaaaacctcctcttctctttctgactctaaattgtGTCACCCGTAGTTCCTTCATGTAAGTCTTGTTTCTGTCCTCAGGCCAGAACGTTTCAATTGCAGCCGGGTTTTCCCTGGACGACCTGCTTGTCGGTGTGGATCGCACTAAGTATTACCGCTACCTTGGATCCTTGACGACCCCCGCTTGTCAGGAGGCGGTGGTCTGGACCGTTTTTAAGGAACCAATTAAAGTCAGTAAAGATCTAGTAGGTGTCATTTCATTTCTTCCTTGTGTCTCCTAATTGTCATTGCTGTGAGCACAGATGCACCGTTAGTGGTTCATACAGCTAACTGGAAACAAAATATGTCTCATGACCAGATTGACCTCTTCAGCACCACACTGCACTTCAACGACAGTTCATCACCAATCATGATAAACGTCTACAGAAGCCTGCAGCCTGCACAGAAAGTCTGGACTCAGAGCATCAAGGCCTCTGCCTCCACAACCTGcttctccctgagcctgctACTTCTCAGTCTTGTACTGGGCTGGAGTTGGAGCTAAAATAGAAAGAGGATGTCATCAAGAACTTTGCCGATCAACCCGTTGCCTCACCTCAGAGCGCCCGTTCTTTTCCCATTTAACTAAAACTGACTGATTTCTAATGTAGCTCTTTGTGTTTGACATAATCACGAAAAGTATGAAGAACAACTTATTAAGTTCAAGGCTACTTCTGTTCCGATCTTATCTCTCAACACTATCTCTTGATTATGGCTACCTGTGACAAAGCTTTTGCCTGTTGTCAGATTTGAGTCTGTATGATGAATGCACCTCGTGTATGCAACGTTTACTTTAAGCAGTGACATcgacatgttttcattttgcaaaGCCATATGGTCTGAGCAACTGAGATGTGTTCCATGTCCGTGTTGAGCTGCCAGAGCTACATGTGGGTGACACATTGCTTATGCCCTTAATACTGTACTGTGTTGCTTGAACATgaagaaaactgtgactttCTTGGTCTTATTAAATGACATCTAAAATTATTTGTGACTGTTTCTGcagttttattgtctttttttaattcttggaAGTTTCTGGAACTTTTGAAATGATACATATATGGGTGGAGTCCTCATCTGCATTTGTTACACTTAACTAGGACAAGCTGTCTGAGCTTTTGAGAGCTTTCTATTCTAGTTCACAAAAAGTGCGTAAACAATGAACTTTAACACAAAAGTCCCCAGTTTTATTCTGTGGTGGTTTAAAACCTGTGAAGCTGCCAATGTTTTGTTCACACTGTTATTAACCTTACATAACCCATGCCATTTGCTAACAAAGAAGAGTAAACAGACCTGTTTAAACTCAATCCGTCTAAAAGATTTGGCTGTTTTTTGAATCAAATGTGTAATGGTTAACCATCAATGAAGTTGAAGAAAAGGCGAAGGCCATTGAAATACGTGTGCACAATGACTTCTGTCAGAATTGCAGTTATTTTGATTTTAACTAAGCGAAACatatttcactgaaaaaaaaaacttttagaaAAAGTATCTGTACTTGGTCTCCTACATCTTGTCCCTGTCATCTTGCAGGTGTGTGTCCAACATTCCTGTTCCTTTTTCCCATCTTCTGTCACCAGGCTTTTAGAATTTAATAGAGGTTTGATTAGTCTAGCATGGAGAGCACGAGAGTCCAAATGACTTTGACACTGTCCTGCTTAAAACACTTGTGCAAGATACATATAAATAGACCATAATTTTACAGCATAACAGAAGCATAAACTTATTATCcttatttaaatttttgttgtgtttgtgatttttctAGTAAGTAAGCCGCGTGCATTAGTTAAGGCCAACCCTTATAGTGATAAACTGAAGTTAGCAGTCACAGTGAACAGGGTAGACATTGCCAAGAGTGAACTCTTTGATGGCGACATCCCGTGCAAGGTGAGGAGGCAAACAGATTTCTCATAGTTGTTACACTGGAAGAAACACTAATAAGTAAATTAATAATGTGCAGTTATATCAATTTTGACAGATAGATCAGTTTAAATGTGATTTGCAGAGGAATATTTGGCGTAAAAAATATATACCTGTCTTAAAACATCATCTT
Proteins encoded in this window:
- the LOC113019288 gene encoding carbonic anhydrase 4-like; its protein translation is MKWFEVVTLAVCVLVPTAHSQSKAWCYHLPSCNDTTWPTIFPEYCNGTRQSPIDIVSASATPNANLTEFTFVKYDDTSAMTSMTNTGDTVQVTLKSGVKISGGDLSEQYDSLQFHLHWGNGSSVPGSEHTVDGKRYPMELHIVNSKSSYNGNTNLAVKDSTGLSALGFFIEVMSGNSTGQPDSWHNLASYLPNITEKGQNVSIAAGFSLDDLLVGVDRTKYYRYLGSLTTPACQEAVVWTVFKEPIKVSKDLIDLFSTTLHFNDSSSPIMINVYRSLQPAQKVWTQSIKASASTTCFSLSLLLLSLVLGWSWS